In the bacterium genome, AATCTGTAATTCGGAAATTTCTAGTATTTCCAATTCGCTTTTTTTTACCTCTAATTGATACTGACCTTATATCTACGACTTTCACCTTGTATAAATTAGCTATCTCTTTTCCAACAATTATTTTATTCGATCTTGACTTCGACGATTCTTTTTTGGTCACAACAAAACTATAAATTCCGTCTTTTGCGAGCAATATTGATTTTTCATTTATTATAGGTTTCAAAAATTCTGAACCTTTATCAATATCTACTGCACCTGTTTTTTTTACTTGGTTTGCTTTTGCCATTAACTTTCGTATCTAGCCTCTAAGCTTTTGATTGACTCTTCAGTAAATATTACTTTACCATAATTTATAATGTCATAAACTGACAATTCTGATAAATTTGCTACTTTATATCCCTTGAGATTTACGAAAGCTTTGTAAATCATAGGTTCATCACCACTTTGAACAATCAGTAATTTTTTGAAGTTCAATAACTTGATAAATTCATTAGCTTCCTTCGTTTTCGTAAAATCAAACTTATCCTTCGATACATACAACCCATCCGAACTAGCAACCATATTCAAAGCCGACAACATAGCAAGCAATCTTAACTTTTTCGACAATTTTCTTTTGTAATTCCTATCATTTTTAGGTCCAAACACTGTTCCACCACCTCGTAGCAATGGCGATTTGACAGATCCTCTTCTAGCATTTCCAGTTCCTTTTTGCCTGTATAGTTTTCTAGTAGAGCCTGTAACATCTCCCCTATCTTTCGTATGTGCATTTGACTCTCTTTGGTTCCCTAGATAAATCTTGACCGATAGTGCAACCAAGTCAACATTTGGTTCAATATCAAGAAATTTATAATCTTTTTGTTCAACTACTTTTCCTGTTTTGTTTAATACATTAACTTTCATAACTAAATTGCATTAATTGCATAATACAAATCATTAATACTAAGATTAAAAGCCTCAATAAAACTTTCACTTCCATCTTCTGTAGAACCTTCACTGATTTTAACTAAATCCTCATTTACAGTATCAATTTTATTTTTGATCTCAACAAAAAACACTTCACATTCTTCGTCAACTTTCAAACTCAAAAACAATTTGTCTTCATAGTTTTGCGACAAAATTCTTTGATTTATGCCTAGCTTTACATCATTTACAGACCGACTCAAAATGTACCTACAATTTTCCTTATTCAGTACATTTTCAAACCTTTCAGTTTTTTCATAAAAAAAGAAAGATAAGACAAAACACAAAATAAGAAAAGCAAATGAAAAAATAGCCTTCAACATAATTTATTGCTTTCTTGCCTTTTTCAAAAAAATATAAGAACCTTTCATTCCAGGAACAGCACCCTTTACAAGGATAATTTTATTTTCCCTATCATACTTAACTATTTGCAAATTTTTTACAGTCACTTGATGGTTACCAAATTTCTTAGGCATTCTTCGGCCCTTGTGTACATGTCCAAAAGTTTGACCCTGAGCAATAGATCCTATCGACCTATGTTTTGTACTTTGTCCATGAGTTTTCGGTCCACCTTTAAAATGATATGCCCTAACTACACCTTGAAACCCTTTGCCTTTACTAGTACCTGTGACATCTACAATATCGCCTTCTGCAAGTTCTGAAGCATAATCATCACCAACATTCAAACCTTCAACAATTGTTCCAAATTCTTTAATATACTTATAGGATTTACCAATCCCAAATTGGTTTTTTTCTGGCTTATTTGAATTTTTCTTTACATCTTTACCAACAACAGTTGACTCGTAACCATCAGTTTCTTTCGACTTAGCACCCAAAAAAATATTATCCGCCACATCTATTACAGTACAAGGCACAACATTCCCACCGTCTTCAAATATCTGAATCATATTCTTTTTTGTTCCTAAAATAAAATTCATTATTTACTTAATTTCTATACCTACACCAGAAGGTGCTTGCATTTTTGTCAACGCATCTATAGTTTTAGCATTATAGTCATTCAAAACCAGAAGTCTTTTATGCCTTATCAGCTGTACATGTTCCTTTGACCTAGCATCAATGTGAGGTCCCCTAAGTAAACAAAAAACGCTCCTTTTGTTTGGCAAAGGAATTGGACCTGAAAGCCTAGCTCCTGTTCTGAGTACATCTTCAACCAATTGAGAAATTACTTTATCAACTAGTTTTGAATCGTATCCTGTTATAGTTATCTTTATGGGTGTCATACTTTAAAAATTGCTGCACTAGGGCAGCAATTTATTTAAGTTAATATTTATTTAAGAACTTTGGTAACAACTCCAGCACCAACTGTTCTACCACCTTCTCGAATTGCAAATTTCATTTTTTCTTCGACGACTACTGGAACTATCAACTTGATAGTCAAAGTTACATCATCACCTGGCATAACCATCTCTGTACCTTGTGGCAAAAAAACTTCGCCTGTTATATCAGCAGTTCCTATATACAGTTGAGGCTTGTACCCTGCAAAGAATGATGTGTGTCTACCACCTTCTTCTTTAGTCAATATATAAACTTGAGCTTCAAATTCCGTATGAACTTTCAAGGAACCTGGTTTACACAAAGTTTGACCTCTTTGAATCCTATCTTTATCAACACCTCTAAGCAAAAGTCCAACATTATCACCTGCTTGAGCCTCTTCCATTTGTTTATTAAACATTTCAACTCCAGTAACAACTGATTTTTGGGAAGCTTCTCCCATACCCAAAATTTCCACTTCTTCTCCAACCTTTATTTTACCTTTATCTATTCTACCAGTTGCTACTGTACCCCTACCTGAGATAGAAAATACATCCTCAACTGACATTTTGAAAGGTAAGTCAATTTCTCGAACTGGTTCGTCTATCCATTCATCTAGCTTAATCAAGAGTTCCTCAATTCCCTTTCTTGATTCTGCATCTTGGGGATTAGTCATAGCATTATAAGAATTTCCATAGACAACTGGAGTACCTTTCCCATCAAATTCATACTTCTCCAAAAGATCTCTGACCTCTTCTTCAATAAGAGCCAACATGTCTGGATCATCAGAACCTGGATATACATTGACATAAACAACAATCTTAGGAACACCAACCTGCTTAGCAAGTAAAAGATGCTCTCTTGTCTGAGGCATTGGGCCATCAGCAGAACTCACAACCAATATCGCTCCATCCATCTGAGCTGCACCAGTTATCATATTCTTTATATAGTCAGCATGACCAGGACAATCAACATGAGCATAATGCCTATTTGCAGACTCGTATTCAACATGAGAAGTTGCAACAGTAACTATTTTTTTACCATCGCCTCGAGTGATACCACCTTTAGCAATAGTAGCATAATCCTTTGCTTGAGCAGAGTAACCCAATGCTGCAGATACTTGCAAAAGAGCAGCAGTAGTTGTAGTTTTGCCATGGTCAACATGACCAATAGTACCAATGTTTAAATGAGGTTTGTTTCGAACAAATTGTGCCATAAAAATAAAGTTCATTCCGCTATTAACGGAATCAAAGAGCCTATCTTAAATTAATAACTTAGGCAGAATAAATATTTTCAAACAATTCTCAAATTCAGATCATCACCAGAAGAATTATTCAATATCAAAAGCTTATTCAATTGCAAAATCGATTATCACACAATGTTTTAAAATTTGCAAGCAAATTTTTACTAATTTTAAAACTAAATATGCTTTCCAACTTAAAAAACATTTCCAGTCTTTACAATACAATTGCAATAAATTCTTTTACTCTTCTTCGCTCGCATCCTTTTTCAACCTATCTCCCAAAAGCTCAGCAACCAATCCGTTTGGTACTATTGAATAGCTATCAAATTCCATAGTACTTGCACCCCTTCCTGATGTCATAGATCGAAGTTCCATCGTCCAACCAAACATATTTGATAATGGAACCTTTGCTTTGACACTTTGTATATCACCATCCAAAGCGTCCATACCTTCAATCATTCCCCTTTTTGATGAGAGTGCTCCTGTTACATCACCTGCATATTGAGTAGGAACAGTAACCACAACTGTCATCATAGGCTCCAAAAGTACAGGTTTCGCTGCTTTTAGAGCTGCCCTCATAGCCATTGAACCTGCTCTTTCGAATGCTTCTGAACTTGAGTCAACATCATGATATGAACCGTCATACAGTTCAACCTTGACATCACTTGTAGGAAATCCACCAATAACACCATTACCCAGAGCTTTCTCGCAGCCATCTTGAATTGGTTTGATATACTCCCTAGGTATTGAACCTCCCTTTATAGCATCAACAAACTCAAACCCTTTCCCAACATTAGGTTCAATTCGAATCCTACAATGCCCATACTGTCCACGACCTCCAGATTGTTTGATATATTTTCCTTCCTGATCTGCAGTTCCAGTAATCGTTTCCTTGTAAGCAACTTGAGGTTTTCCTACATTTACATTTATACCGTAATCTCTTTGCATTATATCAACTTTGATCTCCAAATGAAGCTCACCCATTCCTGAAATAATCGTTTGACCCGTTTCTTGATTTACAGTTACTTTGAATGTAGGATCTTCTTTCGTCAACTTGTTCAATGCCTCACCCATTTTTTCTTGATCAGACTTTGTCTTTGGCTCAATTGCTAGACTTACAACTGGATTTGCAAAACGAATTGTCTCAAGTATTATCGGACTACTTGGATCTGACAAAGTTTCTCCTGTGCCGGTATCTTTCAAACCAATAATAGCTGCTATATCACCAGCTCTCACTTCTTGTACATCCTCTCTAGAATTTGCATGCAACATA is a window encoding:
- a CDS encoding 50S ribosomal protein L23, yielding MAKANQVKKTGAVDIDKGSEFLKPIINEKSILLAKDGIYSFVVTKKESSKSRSNKIIVGKEIANLYKVKVVDIRSVSIRGKKKRIGNTRNFRITDSKKRYLVKLAKGDSIEGFAI
- the rplD gene encoding 50S ribosomal protein L4, whose amino-acid sequence is MKVNVLNKTGKVVEQKDYKFLDIEPNVDLVALSVKIYLGNQRESNAHTKDRGDVTGSTRKLYRQKGTGNARRGSVKSPLLRGGGTVFGPKNDRNYKRKLSKKLRLLAMLSALNMVASSDGLYVSKDKFDFTKTKEANEFIKLLNFKKLLIVQSGDEPMIYKAFVNLKGYKVANLSELSVYDIINYGKVIFTEESIKSLEARYES
- the rplC gene encoding 50S ribosomal protein L3, giving the protein MNFILGTKKNMIQIFEDGGNVVPCTVIDVADNIFLGAKSKETDGYESTVVGKDVKKNSNKPEKNQFGIGKSYKYIKEFGTIVEGLNVGDDYASELAEGDIVDVTGTSKGKGFQGVVRAYHFKGGPKTHGQSTKHRSIGSIAQGQTFGHVHKGRRMPKKFGNHQVTVKNLQIVKYDRENKIILVKGAVPGMKGSYIFLKKARKQ
- the rpsJ gene encoding 30S ribosomal protein S10, which encodes MTPIKITITGYDSKLVDKVISQLVEDVLRTGARLSGPIPLPNKRSVFCLLRGPHIDARSKEHVQLIRHKRLLVLNDYNAKTIDALTKMQAPSGVGIEIK
- the tuf gene encoding elongation factor Tu — translated: MFMAQFVRNKPHLNIGTIGHVDHGKTTTTAALLQVSAALGYSAQAKDYATIAKGGITRGDGKKIVTVATSHVEYESANRHYAHVDCPGHADYIKNMITGAAQMDGAILVVSSADGPMPQTREHLLLAKQVGVPKIVVYVNVYPGSDDPDMLALIEEEVRDLLEKYEFDGKGTPVVYGNSYNAMTNPQDAESRKGIEELLIKLDEWIDEPVREIDLPFKMSVEDVFSISGRGTVATGRIDKGKIKVGEEVEILGMGEASQKSVVTGVEMFNKQMEEAQAGDNVGLLLRGVDKDRIQRGQTLCKPGSLKVHTEFEAQVYILTKEEGGRHTSFFAGYKPQLYIGTADITGEVFLPQGTEMVMPGDDVTLTIKLIVPVVVEEKMKFAIREGGRTVGAGVVTKVLK